One Aspergillus oryzae RIB40 DNA, chromosome 2 genomic window carries:
- the hmgA gene encoding putative homogentisate 1,2-dioxygenase (HmgA) (homogentisate 1,2-dioxygenase), protein MPVTKFSHPDPYSYQTGFDSYHETEAIEGALPVGQNSPQKAPYGLYAEKLSGTAFTAPRHENKQTWVYRIIPAAAHENFKVENGDSYHTHMTTETTKLHHIPNQLRWNPFDLDETVDWVHGLHLIAGSGDPTLKQGLGILMYAAGKDMGKEAFYSADGDFLIVPQHGVLDIQTELGRLIVRPNEICVIPRGVRYRVTLPAGPVRGYICELYQGHYQLPELGPIGSNCLANARDFQAPVASFDDEEEPSEYRLYSKFNNTLFSARQDHTPFDIVAWHGNYYPYKYDLGRFNTIGSISFDHPDPSIFTVLTGPSDHVGTAIADFVIFPPRWLVQENTFRPPWYHRNTMSEFMGLISGNYDAKTGGGFQPAGASLHNVMSAHGPDTDAFEGASNAELKPQKVGDGSMAFMFESSLMVGVSEWGLKTCQKVQEEYNEHSWRPLKRHFKNPNKA, encoded by the exons ATGCCGGTCACCAAATTCTCACACCCAGACCCTTACTCCTATCAAACTGGATTTGATTCTTATCATGA AACGGAAGCCATCGAAGGAGCCCTCCCCGTAGGCCAGAACTCTCCCCAGAAGGCTCCGTATGGTCTATATGCCGAAAAGCTGTCTGGAACAGCCTTCACTGCTCCTCGACATGAGAACAAACAAACTTGGGTTTACAGGATCATCCCCGCGGCAGCCCACGAAAACTTCAAGGTCGAAAACGGAGACTCCTATCACACTCATATGACCACCGAGACCACTAAGCTCCACCACATTCCCAATCAGCTGCGATGGAACCCGTTCGACCTGGATGAGACTGTGGACTGGGTGCATGGGTTGCATCTCATCGCAGGCTCCGGAGACCCCACCTTGAAACAAGGACTGGGAATTCTGATGTACGCGGCTGGAAAAGACATGGGAAAGGAGGCCTTCTATTCTGCGGATGGTGATTTCCTAATTGTCCCACAGCATGGTGTGCTAGACATTCAGACAGAATTGGGAAGACTTATCGTCCGCCCAAATGAGATTTGCGTCATCCCCCGTGGTGTCAG ATACCGTGTAACTCTACCAGCTGGCCCAGTAAGAGGGTACATCTGTGAGCTCTACCAAGGTCACTATCAACTCCCAGAACTTGGTCCCATTGGCTCGAACTGCCTCGCCAACGCGCGTGACTTCCAAGCCCCTGTGGCTTCtttcgatgatgaggaggaaccATCCGAGTACCGCCTGTACAGCAaattcaacaacacccttTTCTCCGCTCGTCAGGATCACACTCCATTCGACATTGTCGCCTGGCACGGCAACTACTACCCTTACAAGTATGACCTAGGTCGCTTTAACACCATCGGctctatttcctttgatcACCCCGATCCTTCCATTTTCACTGTCCTCACTGGCCCCTCTGACCATGTCGGAACTGCCATCGCCGACTTTGTCATCTTCCCACCACGTTGGTTGGTGCAAGAGAACACTTTCCGTCCGCCATGGTACCACCGCAACACCATGTCCGAGTTCATGGGCCTTATCTCCGGTAATTATGATGCGAAAACCGGCGGCGGCTTCCAACCAGCCGGAGCGAGTTTGCATAACGTCATGAGCGCGCACGGTCCCGACACCGATGCTTTCGAGGGGGCCAGTAATGCTGAACTGAAGCCGCAGAAGGTCGGCGATGGAAGCATGGCATTCATGTTCGAAAG TTCTCTCATGGTCGGAGTATCTGAGTGGGGTCTCAAGACGTGCCAGAAGGTACAGGAAGAGTATAACGAGCATAGCTGGCGGCCATTGAAGAGACACTTCAAGAACCCTAACAAGGCTTGA